One window of Armatimonadota bacterium genomic DNA carries:
- a CDS encoding DUF1992 domain-containing protein — translation MNGDIGQAIRLIAERKIDEAVREGQFANLPGHGKPMEIDADWMIPPEWRAALRILKNAGAVPDWVQHQREIDGARAKAEQIWNDCQKARIANIADARKEYHQALKRINDLILAFNHHSPPGAYVQIPVKVSEKLQAFDAHFGT, via the coding sequence ATGAACGGCGACATAGGCCAAGCCATCCGCCTGATAGCCGAACGTAAGATCGACGAGGCCGTGCGGGAAGGCCAATTCGCCAACCTGCCCGGCCACGGCAAACCAATGGAAATCGACGCCGACTGGATGATCCCTCCAGAGTGGCGAGCCGCTCTCAGAATCCTCAAAAACGCCGGGGCCGTGCCCGACTGGGTTCAACATCAGCGCGAAATCGACGGCGCCCGGGCAAAGGCAGAGCAAATCTGGAACGATTGCCAAAAGGCGCGCATTGCAAACATCGCTGATGCCCGCAAAGAGTATCATCAAGCCCTTAAGCGCATCAACGACCTCATCCTCGCTTTCAATCACCATTCGCCGCCAGGCGCCTATGTCCAAATCCCCGTCAAAGTGTCAGAAAAGCTCCAAGCGTTCGACGCCCACTTTGGCACATAG